From the Vibrio alginolyticus NBRC 15630 = ATCC 17749 genome, one window contains:
- the astA gene encoding arginine N-succinyltransferase gives MLVVRPIAMSDYDALHTCAVESGHGFTSLPVNEELLTNRIKHSEYSFGKPDVAEPGDEGYLMVGFDSETGEVAGTTGIEASIGWDVPFYSYHISKVVHSSPKLGVNNVVKLLTFGNNYTGNSEICTLFLREKFRQGLNGRLMSKCRFLMMAEHPERFSETIFAEMRGVSDDEGNSPFWQWLQEHFFSIDFTLADYLTGIGKKGFIADLMPKLPIYINLLSPEAQAVIGQVHDNTRPALKLLEREGFTNRGYVDIFDGGPTVECDLRNIESVRHSFRAQVKISEHSSTQDFLMCNSSFENFRATVTKAAYDAETQSVMIAPDVADALSVEEGDFVRLLPQ, from the coding sequence ATGCTAGTAGTTCGCCCTATCGCGATGTCGGATTACGACGCACTGCACACTTGTGCGGTGGAGTCTGGTCACGGATTTACATCTCTACCGGTTAACGAAGAACTGTTAACCAATCGAATCAAACATTCAGAGTACAGCTTTGGTAAGCCAGATGTGGCAGAACCAGGCGATGAAGGCTACCTGATGGTTGGCTTTGACTCTGAAACGGGTGAGGTTGCGGGTACCACCGGAATCGAAGCATCTATCGGCTGGGATGTCCCATTTTACTCATATCACATTAGTAAAGTCGTGCACTCGTCGCCAAAGCTTGGCGTTAACAACGTCGTTAAACTGCTTACTTTTGGTAATAACTACACGGGTAACAGCGAAATTTGTACCTTGTTCTTGCGTGAGAAATTCCGCCAAGGTCTGAATGGTCGTCTAATGTCGAAGTGTCGTTTCCTAATGATGGCAGAGCACCCAGAGCGCTTCTCTGAAACGATCTTTGCGGAGATGCGTGGCGTTTCAGACGACGAGGGTAATTCACCATTCTGGCAATGGCTTCAAGAGCATTTCTTCTCTATCGATTTCACGCTTGCAGATTACCTGACAGGTATCGGCAAGAAAGGCTTTATCGCCGACTTGATGCCGAAACTGCCTATTTACATCAACCTGCTCAGCCCAGAAGCGCAAGCCGTGATTGGTCAAGTACATGACAACACGCGTCCAGCGCTGAAGCTGCTTGAGCGTGAAGGTTTTACCAACCGAGGCTACGTCGACATCTTCGATGGTGGCCCAACGGTTGAGTGTGATCTGCGTAATATTGAGTCGGTACGTCATTCATTCCGTGCGCAAGTCAAAATCTCTGAACATTCCAGCACACAAGACTTCTTGATGTGTAATTCATCTTTCGAGAACTTCCGTGCGACAGTCACTAAAGCGGCGTATGACGCAGAAACACAGAGCGTAATGATCGCACCAGACGTTGCGGATGCACTTTCGGTTGAAGAAGGGGATTTCGTTCGCCTTCTTCCGCAGTAA
- a CDS encoding aspartate aminotransferase family protein — MTTEIKVERGLFDEVMVPCYNPMEMIPVKGEGSRVWDQEGNEYIDFAGGIAVSCLGHCHPVMVNALTEQANKLWHLSNVMTNEPALRLAKKLTEVSFAERVFFANSGAEANEAALKLARRYAADVHGTEKSEIIAFKQGFHGRTFFTVTVGGQAAYSDGFGPKPGDVTHLPYNDIEALQAHMSDRTCAVMMEPLQGEGGIVPPTPEFAQAVRELCDKHNALLIFDEVQTGNGRTGNFYAYQGLGITPDILSTAKSLGGGFPIGAMLTTAKLAEHMKVGTHGSTYGGNPLACAVAEAVVNEVTKPEVLAGVLEREAMFREGLEKINAKYNIFSEVRGQGLLLGAALNEEWQGRARDVLVAAGKQGLMVLVAGANVVRFTPSLVITQQEIEEGLAKLDKAIATLV; from the coding sequence ATGACAACGGAAATTAAAGTAGAGCGCGGTTTATTCGATGAGGTAATGGTACCTTGCTATAACCCGATGGAAATGATCCCTGTTAAAGGTGAAGGTTCACGTGTTTGGGATCAGGAAGGTAATGAATACATCGACTTTGCTGGTGGTATTGCAGTGAGCTGTCTTGGCCATTGTCATCCAGTAATGGTAAACGCACTAACAGAGCAAGCTAACAAGCTTTGGCACTTAAGTAACGTTATGACGAACGAACCAGCCCTTCGTCTGGCGAAAAAGCTAACAGAAGTGAGTTTTGCTGAGCGAGTGTTCTTTGCTAACTCTGGCGCAGAAGCAAACGAAGCCGCTTTGAAGCTGGCACGTCGTTATGCAGCAGACGTTCATGGCACTGAGAAATCTGAAATCATTGCATTCAAACAAGGTTTCCACGGTCGTACATTCTTTACCGTAACGGTTGGTGGCCAAGCGGCATACTCTGACGGCTTCGGTCCTAAGCCAGGCGACGTGACACACCTTCCTTACAACGATATCGAAGCTTTACAAGCACACATGTCTGATCGTACTTGTGCGGTCATGATGGAGCCACTACAAGGTGAAGGCGGCATCGTGCCACCAACGCCTGAGTTCGCTCAAGCGGTTCGCGAGCTGTGTGACAAACACAACGCCTTACTGATCTTCGATGAAGTGCAAACTGGTAATGGCCGTACAGGTAACTTCTACGCTTACCAAGGTTTAGGTATCACGCCAGATATTCTAAGTACTGCGAAATCACTTGGTGGCGGTTTCCCGATCGGTGCAATGCTAACGACAGCAAAATTGGCAGAGCACATGAAAGTGGGCACTCACGGTTCTACATATGGCGGTAACCCACTAGCGTGTGCGGTTGCAGAAGCGGTTGTAAATGAAGTTACTAAGCCAGAGGTGTTGGCTGGTGTGCTAGAACGCGAAGCAATGTTCCGTGAAGGTCTAGAGAAGATCAACGCGAAGTACAACATCTTCTCAGAAGTGCGCGGTCAAGGCCTATTACTTGGCGCTGCACTAAATGAAGAATGGCAAGGCCGTGCGCGTGACGTGCTGGTTGCTGCAGGTAAACAAGGTCTCATGGTATTGGTTGCGGGTGCCAATGTCGTACGTTTCACACCATCACTCGTTATCACACAACAAGAAATTGAAGAAGGCTTGGCGAAACTGGATAAAGCGATCGCGACTTTAGTTTAA
- a CDS encoding aminodeoxychorismate/anthranilate synthase component II, translating to MLLIIDNYDSFTYNLYQYFCELGADVKVVRNDEIDIQGIEALNPTHLVISPGPCTPNEAGISLKAIEHFAGKLPILGVCLGHQAIAQVFGGEVVRARQVMHGKTSPIHHNGRSVFKNLNNPLTVTRYHSLVVKNGTLPDVFELTAWTELPDGSMDEIMGYQHKTLPIDAVQFHPESIKTEQGHELLANFLARKAI from the coding sequence ATGTTGTTGATCATCGATAACTACGACTCTTTTACCTACAACCTTTACCAATACTTCTGCGAGCTTGGTGCAGACGTAAAGGTGGTGCGTAACGATGAAATCGATATCCAAGGCATTGAGGCGCTCAACCCAACTCATTTGGTGATCTCGCCAGGGCCATGTACGCCGAACGAAGCAGGTATTTCACTGAAAGCGATAGAACACTTCGCTGGTAAGTTGCCGATCCTAGGAGTTTGTCTTGGTCATCAGGCGATAGCGCAAGTGTTTGGGGGGGAAGTGGTACGTGCACGACAAGTGATGCACGGTAAGACCTCACCGATTCATCACAACGGTCGTAGTGTGTTTAAAAATCTGAATAACCCACTCACGGTAACCCGTTATCACTCTCTTGTGGTGAAAAACGGTACTTTACCCGACGTGTTTGAACTGACTGCATGGACAGAACTGCCTGACGGAAGCATGGATGAAATAATGGGTTACCAACATAAAACCTTGCCAATTGATGCGGTGCAATTCCACCCAGAATCAATCAAAACTGAGCAAGGTCACGAGTTGCTTGCGAACTTTTTAGCACGCAAAGCGATCTGA
- a CDS encoding ExeM/NucH family extracellular endonuclease: MDTLIKPSILALTIASALSANANAEIIISQYVEGGAYNKAVEIANTGDTAVTLTGYELAKSSNGGGTWGSTFDLSQVTLQANQVYVLAHGDASDAIKAVAGITDKSVANFNGDDPIALLKDGEVHDIIGVMGDVDFGKDTTLVRNSDALTPSATYDASQWTAFEKDNIDGLGELNATEPPAPFACEVDGQQPNFTTIQDIQGEGDTSPFIDGYPYITDEDHFVTGVVTAVTTGLTKGFYLQALESDNNDKTSEGLFIHTDAADTALKAGDVVCVKGKVQEYYSNTQLASDANSYVKTGTSETPRVTDLVIKEGETLRDALERHEGMQVELTSASDLFVTRNFSYDYDSRRNNMMLSHEAPLLKPTQLHAAESDAAVELAKDNAANRVYLESDGKAPNGQIPYYPDFAKDADQDGSSEQHIRLGSRVEGLQGVVAYSYNEYRLIATNEVNNTNFVTSGEGFDVARKDAPAIADSDLRIASFNVLNYFNSVADSGHENPTGQNRGATNLDEFLIQQAKIVAAMNKMDADVIGLMEVENNGFGDGSAIQNLVDALNAEIDDAEDHYTYVEIADQDKYQDEYFGSDAIMVAILYRANEVTPKEAAKVIVTPEQHIEENTITRNDGAEGNPAYDKYQRHSLLQTFTVKETGEDLSIVVNHFKSKGSECIEEWIAGVEDSEPADLQGNCNNFRVSAAHAVGEALKEVKGDVLLMGDLNAYGMEDPLLTLTDYSKEKYGRDIYTAAYTTIGDGELQVEKTKIEKGYGLHNLNTLLHGTDTFSYTYSGELGNLDHALASSSLAQKVVAIEDWHINSLESNLFEYSSKYTGDMPKYKDAFSASDHDPVIIAIDLPDDDIDLPKAGDNLAVDVRLPPTAVVGDIVTVNLTPSTQAAAASSDTKAYSASQTLVQADIDARSVNIEFEQTPEQGNYQLEEKVTDSTGNIVKFSSVRDVSMTQTEAGTEGSKDSDGGSFGFGALFALLGLGLFRRRR; the protein is encoded by the coding sequence ATGGACACGTTAATCAAACCCTCAATACTCGCATTAACCATCGCCAGTGCACTTAGTGCAAACGCGAACGCAGAGATTATTATTTCCCAATACGTAGAAGGCGGCGCTTATAATAAAGCGGTAGAGATCGCTAATACGGGTGATACTGCGGTGACACTCACTGGCTACGAGTTGGCGAAATCATCAAACGGTGGTGGTACTTGGGGCAGCACATTCGACCTTAGCCAAGTGACGCTACAAGCTAACCAAGTGTATGTACTGGCGCATGGTGACGCGAGCGACGCCATCAAAGCGGTAGCAGGTATCACAGATAAAAGCGTTGCGAACTTTAACGGTGACGACCCGATCGCACTGCTTAAAGATGGTGAAGTGCACGACATCATCGGTGTGATGGGTGACGTAGATTTTGGTAAAGACACCACATTAGTTCGTAACAGTGATGCACTAACCCCTTCTGCTACTTATGATGCATCTCAGTGGACGGCATTTGAGAAAGACAACATTGACGGCCTTGGTGAGCTAAATGCGACTGAGCCACCAGCACCATTCGCTTGTGAAGTCGACGGTCAGCAACCTAACTTCACTACCATCCAAGATATTCAAGGTGAAGGCGATACGTCTCCATTCATTGATGGTTACCCATACATTACTGACGAAGATCATTTCGTAACTGGTGTCGTGACTGCTGTTACCACTGGCCTAACCAAAGGTTTCTACCTACAAGCATTAGAAAGCGACAACAACGACAAGACCTCAGAAGGCTTGTTCATTCATACCGACGCGGCGGACACGGCGCTGAAAGCTGGTGATGTTGTTTGTGTGAAAGGTAAAGTTCAAGAGTATTACAGCAATACTCAGCTTGCTTCTGATGCTAACAGCTATGTGAAAACAGGCACCTCTGAAACCCCTCGAGTTACCGATCTTGTTATCAAAGAAGGTGAGACACTACGTGATGCACTAGAGCGTCATGAAGGCATGCAAGTTGAGTTGACCTCGGCAAGTGACTTGTTTGTAACTCGAAACTTCTCTTACGACTACGATTCACGTCGTAACAATATGATGCTCTCTCATGAAGCGCCATTGTTAAAGCCGACTCAATTACACGCGGCAGAGAGCGATGCAGCCGTTGAGCTAGCAAAAGACAACGCAGCGAACCGCGTATACCTAGAATCAGATGGCAAAGCACCAAACGGCCAAATCCCATACTACCCAGATTTTGCTAAAGATGCAGATCAAGATGGCTCTTCAGAGCAGCACATTCGCCTTGGTTCTCGAGTAGAAGGTCTACAGGGTGTCGTGGCTTACAGCTACAACGAATACCGCCTGATTGCGACAAATGAAGTCAATAACACCAACTTCGTGACTTCAGGTGAAGGCTTCGACGTGGCTCGTAAAGATGCCCCAGCGATTGCGGACTCAGATTTGCGTATTGCAAGCTTCAACGTACTGAACTACTTCAACTCCGTGGCTGACAGTGGTCATGAAAACCCAACCGGACAAAACCGTGGTGCGACTAATCTAGACGAATTCCTGATCCAGCAAGCGAAAATCGTTGCGGCGATGAACAAGATGGACGCAGACGTTATTGGTTTGATGGAAGTGGAAAACAACGGCTTTGGTGATGGCAGTGCTATCCAAAACTTAGTTGATGCCCTAAATGCTGAGATTGATGACGCTGAAGATCATTACACGTATGTCGAAATCGCGGATCAAGACAAATACCAAGATGAGTACTTTGGTAGTGATGCGATCATGGTGGCAATCCTATACCGTGCAAACGAAGTGACGCCAAAAGAAGCGGCGAAAGTGATTGTGACGCCAGAGCAGCACATCGAAGAAAACACCATTACGCGTAATGACGGTGCGGAAGGCAACCCAGCTTACGACAAATACCAACGTCATAGCTTGCTACAAACCTTCACGGTGAAAGAGACGGGTGAAGATTTGTCTATTGTCGTAAACCACTTTAAGTCGAAAGGCTCTGAGTGTATTGAAGAGTGGATTGCCGGTGTAGAAGATTCTGAGCCAGCGGATCTGCAAGGCAACTGTAACAACTTCCGCGTTTCTGCTGCGCACGCAGTGGGTGAAGCGTTGAAAGAGGTGAAAGGCGATGTATTGCTCATGGGCGACCTCAATGCTTATGGCATGGAAGACCCACTTCTGACACTGACTGATTACTCGAAAGAGAAATACGGCCGTGACATTTATACTGCTGCTTACACAACCATTGGTGATGGTGAACTTCAAGTAGAGAAGACCAAAATTGAAAAAGGTTACGGTCTGCACAATTTAAACACGTTGCTGCACGGCACTGATACGTTTTCTTACACCTATTCGGGCGAGCTGGGTAATTTGGACCACGCATTGGCAAGCAGTAGCCTAGCGCAAAAAGTGGTAGCAATTGAAGATTGGCACATCAACTCACTAGAGAGTAACTTGTTCGAATACAGCAGCAAGTACACAGGTGATATGCCGAAGTACAAAGATGCGTTCTCTGCCTCTGACCACGATCCAGTGATCATCGCGATTGATTTACCAGATGATGACATCGATTTACCGAAAGCAGGTGACAACTTAGCCGTCGATGTCCGTTTACCACCAACGGCGGTTGTGGGCGATATTGTTACGGTGAACTTAACGCCATCCACACAAGCGGCTGCGGCAAGCAGCGATACGAAAGCTTACTCGGCTAGCCAAACTTTAGTTCAAGCTGATATTGATGCGCGTAGCGTGAATATTGAGTTTGAACAAACGCCAGAGCAAGGTAATTATCAGTTAGAAGAGAAAGTGACTGACTCGACAGGTAATATCGTGAAGTTTAGCTCTGTTCGTGATGTTTCAATGACGCAAACTGAAGCTGGAACAGAAGGGTCGAAGGATTCAGATGGTGGTTCGTTTGGTTTTGGTGCTCTATTTGCGCTGCTAGGTCTCGGCTTATTCCGTCGTCGCCGCTAA
- the trpS gene encoding tryptophan--tRNA ligase, protein MSKPIVLSGVQPSGELSIGNYLGALRQWQQMQDDYDCQYCVVDLHAITVRQDPKALHEATLDALAICLAVGVDPKKSTLFVQSHVPEHAQLGWLLNCYTQMGELSRMTQFKDKSARYANDVNVGLFDYPVLMAADILLYGAHQVPVGSDQKQHLELARDIATRFNNIYSPEQPIFQVPEPYIPTVNARVMSLQDATKKMSKSDDNRKNVITLLEEPKSILKKINKAQTDTETPPSIRHDIENKAGIANLMGLYSAATGMSFEEIEAKYQGVEMYGPFKKDVGEAVVAMLEPIQAEYHRIRADRAYMDEVMQQGAEKASARAAETLKKAYEAVGFVARP, encoded by the coding sequence ATGAGCAAACCCATTGTATTGAGTGGTGTTCAACCTTCAGGTGAACTAAGTATCGGTAACTACTTGGGTGCTCTACGTCAATGGCAGCAGATGCAAGACGATTATGATTGCCAATATTGTGTGGTAGACCTTCACGCGATTACGGTTCGTCAGGACCCTAAAGCGCTGCATGAAGCAACTCTAGACGCACTGGCAATTTGTCTGGCAGTTGGTGTTGACCCGAAGAAGAGCACGCTATTTGTTCAGTCACATGTACCAGAGCATGCTCAATTAGGTTGGCTTCTTAACTGTTACACTCAAATGGGTGAGCTGAGCCGTATGACTCAGTTTAAAGACAAATCGGCACGTTACGCGAATGACGTAAACGTCGGTCTATTTGACTACCCGGTGTTGATGGCTGCTGACATTTTGCTTTACGGTGCGCACCAAGTACCTGTAGGCAGTGACCAGAAGCAACATCTAGAATTAGCGCGCGATATCGCAACGCGTTTCAACAATATTTACTCGCCAGAGCAGCCAATCTTCCAAGTTCCAGAGCCTTACATTCCGACAGTAAATGCGCGTGTAATGAGCCTTCAAGACGCAACGAAGAAGATGTCTAAATCTGATGACAACCGTAAGAACGTTATCACGCTGCTGGAAGAGCCTAAGTCGATCCTTAAGAAGATCAACAAAGCGCAAACCGATACCGAAACGCCACCAAGTATCCGTCATGATATCGAGAACAAGGCGGGCATTGCTAACCTAATGGGTCTGTACTCCGCGGCGACAGGCATGAGCTTCGAAGAGATTGAAGCGAAGTACCAAGGCGTAGAAATGTATGGCCCATTTAAGAAAGATGTTGGTGAGGCAGTTGTAGCAATGCTTGAGCCAATTCAAGCAGAATATCACCGTATTCGCGCTGATCGTGCTTACATGGACGAGGTAATGCAGCAAGGCGCTGAGAAAGCCTCGGCACGAGCGGCTGAAACGCTTAAGAAAGCATACGAAGCAGTAGGTTTTGTAGCTCGCCCATAG
- a CDS encoding phosphoglycolate phosphatase — protein MTQQDIKFIAFDLDGTLLDSVPDLAVAADQAVQALGFPSVSEEQVRDYVGNGADVLIGRSLSQSLTINPELSEELRAKARVLFDDYYEQSGHKLSHLYPTVKETLAELHKAGFVMALVTNKPSKFVPDVLEKHDIAKYFVDVLGGDAFPEKKPNPVALNWLMEKHQIQPSEMLMVGDSKNDILAAKNAGCASFGLTYGYNHGEPISASNPDFVADSLAELLDVVAVSA, from the coding sequence ATGACTCAACAAGACATTAAATTCATCGCCTTCGATCTAGATGGTACTTTGCTTGATAGCGTGCCAGATCTAGCTGTCGCGGCAGACCAAGCGGTACAGGCGCTTGGCTTTCCATCGGTTTCAGAAGAACAAGTTCGTGATTATGTGGGTAACGGCGCAGACGTGCTTATTGGTCGCTCATTAAGCCAAAGCCTGACCATCAACCCAGAGCTGAGTGAAGAGCTTCGTGCTAAAGCGCGTGTATTGTTTGATGACTACTACGAGCAAAGCGGTCACAAGCTAAGTCATCTTTACCCAACGGTAAAAGAGACACTAGCAGAGCTGCACAAAGCGGGCTTTGTTATGGCGTTGGTGACTAACAAACCTTCAAAGTTTGTGCCTGACGTTTTGGAAAAGCACGACATCGCAAAATACTTTGTTGATGTCCTTGGCGGTGATGCATTCCCAGAGAAAAAACCAAACCCAGTAGCATTGAACTGGTTGATGGAAAAGCACCAAATCCAACCAAGTGAAATGCTGATGGTTGGCGACTCGAAAAACGACATTCTCGCAGCAAAGAATGCAGGCTGTGCCTCATTTGGTCTGACATATGGTTACAACCACGGTGAACCTATTTCAGCATCAAATCCAGATTTCGTCGCTGACAGTTTGGCAGAATTATTGGACGTTGTAGCGGTTTCTGCATAA
- the rlmB gene encoding 23S rRNA (guanosine(2251)-2'-O)-methyltransferase RlmB has translation MSNEFIYGIHAVKAVLEREPERFIEAYVLKGRQDDRLMPILNDLQVCGVSIQQMTRKTLDDKARGANHQGIIARVKPAKQLNENDIDDILAQHESPLLLVLDGVTDPHNLGACLRNADAAGAAAIIVPKDRSAPMNATVSKVACGAAEVVPLIRVTNLARTMRTLQEKGIWFVGTAGEATHDIYQAKLTGPLAIVMGAEGDGMRRLTRETCDDLIKIPMAGSVSSLNVSVASGICLFEAVRQRIAAK, from the coding sequence ATGAGTAACGAATTTATCTACGGCATTCACGCAGTGAAGGCGGTATTGGAGCGCGAACCAGAGCGTTTTATCGAGGCGTACGTTTTAAAAGGTCGTCAAGATGATCGCCTAATGCCAATCCTAAATGATCTTCAGGTTTGTGGTGTTTCTATTCAGCAGATGACACGTAAAACCTTGGATGACAAAGCGCGCGGTGCAAATCACCAAGGCATCATCGCTCGTGTGAAACCAGCGAAGCAGCTGAATGAGAACGATATAGATGACATCCTGGCGCAGCACGAATCACCACTGCTATTAGTGTTAGACGGAGTGACCGATCCACACAATCTTGGTGCGTGTTTACGTAACGCAGATGCGGCAGGTGCTGCGGCGATCATCGTACCGAAAGATCGTTCTGCACCGATGAACGCAACCGTAAGCAAAGTGGCTTGTGGTGCAGCTGAAGTCGTGCCATTGATCCGAGTGACTAACTTGGCTCGTACTATGCGTACATTGCAAGAGAAAGGCATCTGGTTTGTTGGTACTGCGGGCGAAGCAACGCACGACATCTACCAAGCAAAACTGACTGGACCCCTTGCTATCGTAATGGGGGCAGAAGGTGATGGTATGCGTCGTCTGACTCGTGAAACCTGCGACGATTTGATTAAGATCCCAATGGCTGGTAGCGTTTCAAGCTTGAACGTATCTGTGGCATCCGGCATCTGTTTGTTTGAGGCAGTTCGTCAGCGTATTGCTGCAAAGTAA
- the rnr gene encoding ribonuclease R, translating into MSDNIPNDPFADRESKNYENPIPSREFIIEFLEQAGVPMNRNDLFEALKLEGEEQYEGLRRRLRAMERDGQLVFTRRQCYALPEKLEMVKGYVIGHRDGHGWVRPEGSVGKDDDILLPHHQMKNIIHGDFVLVQPTDNSKRGRREGRLVRVLEERNDQIVGRFFLEYGYSYVVPDDSRISQDILIPNEHKAGARMGNVVVIEITDRGSRSRGMMGKVVEVLGENMAPGMETQIAIRTHQIPHEWPEAVDKQIENLGEEVPEEAKVGRVDLRDLPLVTIDGEDARDFDDAVYCEKNKEGGWRLWVAIADVSYYVRPDSALDKEAINRGNSVYFPSQVVPMLPEVLSNGLCSLNPQVDRLCMVCEMTISDTGKLSGYKHYEAVMNSHARLTYSKVSAILEGDEELRERYQPLVSHLEELHKMYKVLKEARDQRGAIEFETVETKFIFNAERKIESIEPVIRNDAHKIIEECMILANIASASLVEKAKEPALYRIHESPGELRLQGFRDFLSELGLELKGGLEPSPTDYADLARQISGRQDQELIQTMLLRSMKQAVYNADNAGHFGLALKRYAHFTSPIRRYPDLLLHRAIKYLIAKEEGRNQDRWTPTGGYHYSFDDMDFYGEQCSMTERRADDATRDVADWLKCEYMQDHVGDELDGVIANVTSFGFFVRLTDLHIDGLVHISTLANDYYQFDPIGQRLIGESFGNIYRLGDAVKVKVLAVNLDDKQIDFELVETSRKLRGEGKTAKKRAAEAKRKAKDKKRAATRSSSKEGGAARAVPAIEPTKRPEETGATSKRNGPKRGDAEGNEKPKVKKARKKKPHSKPKKTKRTKKEAQ; encoded by the coding sequence ATGTCAGACAATATTCCAAACGATCCTTTTGCAGATCGTGAATCCAAAAATTACGAAAATCCAATTCCAAGCCGAGAGTTTATCATCGAGTTTCTAGAGCAAGCGGGCGTTCCAATGAATCGTAACGACTTGTTTGAGGCACTAAAGCTTGAGGGCGAAGAGCAATACGAAGGGTTGCGTCGTCGGCTACGTGCGATGGAGCGAGATGGCCAACTGGTGTTTACCCGCCGTCAGTGCTATGCATTGCCTGAAAAACTTGAAATGGTGAAAGGTTACGTGATTGGTCATCGTGATGGCCATGGTTGGGTACGTCCAGAAGGCAGCGTCGGCAAGGATGATGATATTCTGTTACCGCACCATCAGATGAAGAACATCATCCACGGTGATTTTGTCTTAGTGCAACCGACAGACAACAGCAAGCGCGGCCGCCGTGAAGGACGTTTGGTGCGTGTGCTAGAGGAGCGCAATGATCAAATCGTTGGTCGTTTCTTCCTTGAATATGGATACTCCTATGTTGTCCCAGATGACTCGCGTATCAGCCAAGATATCCTGATCCCAAATGAGCACAAAGCGGGTGCACGCATGGGTAACGTAGTCGTAATTGAAATTACTGATCGTGGCTCACGCTCACGCGGCATGATGGGTAAAGTGGTTGAAGTCCTTGGTGAAAACATGGCACCAGGTATGGAAACACAAATTGCGATTCGTACACACCAAATCCCTCACGAATGGCCAGAAGCCGTCGATAAACAAATCGAAAACTTAGGCGAAGAAGTACCAGAAGAAGCGAAAGTTGGTCGTGTGGATCTACGTGATTTGCCACTAGTGACCATTGACGGCGAAGACGCACGAGACTTTGATGATGCCGTTTACTGTGAAAAGAACAAAGAAGGTGGTTGGCGTTTATGGGTAGCGATTGCTGACGTCAGTTACTACGTTCGTCCTGACTCTGCGTTGGACAAAGAAGCGATAAATCGTGGTAACTCAGTATATTTCCCGTCGCAAGTTGTGCCGATGTTGCCAGAAGTACTATCGAACGGCCTATGTTCGCTCAACCCGCAAGTAGATCGCTTGTGTATGGTGTGCGAAATGACCATTTCCGATACAGGTAAGCTGTCTGGTTACAAGCATTACGAGGCGGTGATGAACTCGCACGCTCGTCTCACATATAGCAAAGTGAGCGCGATTCTAGAAGGGGATGAAGAACTACGTGAGCGCTACCAGCCGCTTGTTTCTCATCTAGAAGAGTTGCACAAGATGTACAAAGTGCTGAAAGAAGCACGAGATCAACGCGGTGCAATCGAATTTGAAACCGTTGAAACCAAATTTATTTTCAATGCGGAACGTAAAATCGAAAGCATTGAGCCAGTAATTCGTAATGACGCGCATAAGATCATCGAAGAATGTATGATTTTAGCCAACATTGCTTCGGCATCGCTGGTAGAAAAAGCGAAAGAGCCCGCGCTTTATCGTATCCACGAATCTCCAGGTGAATTACGCCTGCAAGGTTTCCGTGACTTCTTAAGTGAACTTGGTCTTGAGCTAAAAGGTGGTTTAGAGCCTTCACCAACGGACTATGCTGATCTCGCACGTCAAATCTCCGGGCGTCAAGATCAAGAGTTGATTCAGACCATGCTGCTACGCTCAATGAAGCAAGCGGTATACAACGCAGATAACGCGGGGCACTTTGGGTTGGCATTGAAACGCTATGCGCACTTTACGTCGCCAATTCGTCGTTACCCTGACTTGTTACTTCACCGTGCAATCAAGTATCTGATTGCTAAAGAAGAAGGTCGTAATCAAGATCGCTGGACACCAACAGGTGGCTATCATTACTCGTTTGACGACATGGATTTTTACGGCGAACAATGTTCGATGACAGAGCGCCGTGCTGATGATGCAACACGTGATGTTGCGGATTGGCTGAAGTGTGAATATATGCAAGACCACGTCGGTGACGAACTAGACGGTGTTATTGCTAATGTCACTAGCTTTGGCTTCTTTGTACGTTTAACGGATTTGCACATCGATGGTTTGGTACATATTTCTACCCTTGCGAACGACTACTATCAATTTGACCCGATTGGTCAACGACTTATTGGTGAAAGTTTCGGTAACATCTACCGCTTAGGTGATGCAGTAAAAGTAAAAGTACTGGCTGTTAACCTCGATGATAAGCAAATTGACTTTGAATTGGTCGAAACAAGTCGTAAGCTACGCGGCGAAGGTAAGACTGCGAAGAAACGCGCAGCGGAAGCAAAACGCAAAGCGAAAGATAAAAAACGCGCTGCGACTCGCTCTTCATCGAAAGAAGGTGGCGCGGCTCGTGCAGTTCCTGCGATAGAGCCAACTAAACGCCCAGAAGAAACGGGCGCAACGAGTAAGCGTAATGGCCCAAAACGTGGTGACGCTGAAGGCAACGAGAAGCCTAAAGTGAAAAAAGCACGTAAAAAGAAGCCGCACAGTAAGCCGAAGAAAACCAAGCGCACTAAAAAAGAAGCGCAGTAG